The nucleotide sequence GATAGCAAAACGCTGATTGATAAGGATTACGCCGGCAGCGGCCTACCCGAACATTCCGGCAATGGCCTCTGGCGCAGTATGGACAACTGGTACTATAACGCCAAGTCCCGGTTTCGGTATCGCCTGGTCGATGGTGGCTGGCAGCGCGACTCGACCGAGTTTCGGGGGCAGTGGGGCATCAGTCACGACGACGAAGGCCGGCTGTACTACAACTACAACTGGTCGCAGCTCCACGCCGACCTGGTTCCGCCCAATTACCTGTCGCGCAATAAAAATCACAAGCCCACCACGGGCATTGACCATGGCCTGACCGTAGACCGGCGCGTTTATCCCATCCGGCCCAATCCGGCCGTCAACCGGGGCTACATACCGGGCACGCTGGATAAAGAAGGGCATCTGCAGGAATTTACGGCCGCCTGCTCTCCGCTTTTCTACCGGGGAAGAGCCCTGCCTGCCGCTTATTATGGCAACGCTTTCGTCTGCGAACCCGCCGGGAACCTGGTTAAACGGAATGTGGTCGCCGATCAGGGGCTGATGCTGACGGCTGCCGACCCGCATCCGGGCAAGGAATTTTTTGCTTCAACGGACGAGCGCTTCCGGCCCGTGCATCTGGCTACGGGCCCCGACGGAGCGCTTTACGTCGCCGATATGTACCGGGGGCTGATTCAGCACGCGGCTTACGTAACGCCTTACCTGAAAGACCAGACCATCAAGCGTGACCTCGTCATGCCAATTAACCGGGGCCGTATCTGGCGGATTGTGCCCGAAAACTGGAAACCGACGAAAGTTCGGAAACTGTCCAATGCCTCGTCGGCCGATCTGGTTGGCTACCTGTCCAACGCCGACGGCTGGTACCGGGATATGGCGCAAAAGCTGCTGGTTGAGCGTAACGATAAATCCGTCGCCAAGGCGCTGACCAATCTGGCCGTAAAAGGCGACAACCCGCTAGGCCGGTTTCAGGCGCTGTGGACGCTGGATGGCCTGAAGCTGAGCAACCCTGATATGCTGCTGCCACTGGTATCGGACGCGAATCCGCTCGTTCGCACCACTGCCCTGCGGTTACTGGAACCCATTGTCCGAACCGACAAAGCCAGTCGGGCCAAACTGGAACAGAGCCTGCTTAACGACTGGGAGAAAGCGCCCATTGAACAGGTTCTACAGATTGCCCTCACGGCGCAGGCTCTTGACCAAACCGCTTCCCATCAGTTGCTGGCGGGTATTGCCGAACGCCACGGCGACTCTCCGCTCATCCGCGATGCGGTCATGAGCAGCCTGCAGGATCAGGAGTTTGCTTTTTTGCAGAATCTGCTCAAATCACCCCGCTGGCAGGCGCAGGTGCCAGCCAAAGAAATTTTCCTGGAAATGCTCACCACCTCTATTGTCCGGAAGCGGGACCCCGCCGAACTAACGGCTCTCCTGACGCTGCTGGACAATAAGAAAGAAGCGCTGGGCTGGCAGGAAAAGACAATCCTCACCGGCATGGCGATTCAGGGACAAACCGGCAAGCTGAAGCCGATCAAGCTTTCGGCCGCCCCCGGCATCCTGACCCAGGCAAACCCGAACATTATCCCGGCGCGGCAACAGGCTCTGGCGTCTTTGTTTGAATGGCCGGGCCATACGGTTGACCAGCAGGCCAGCACCCAGCAGAAAGTTCTGCTGAACGAAGAAGAACAAAAGCTGTTCGCCATCGGGCGGCAGCAGTATCTCTCTACCTGCTCCGGCTGCCATGGAACTGACGGAGCCGGCCTGAATCGGTTTGCGCCCCCGCTGATCGGGTCCGACTGGGTACTGGGCGACGAGAAGCGGCTGGCCCTGATCGTTCTGCACGGTATGGAAGGCCCCGTTGATGTGGCCGGCAAAACCTATAACGCACCCGATATTCTGCCGGTCATGCCTGCCCACTCGACGATGGACGATGGGGCTATCACCGCCATTCTGATGTATATCCGGAACGAGTGGGGCAACAATGCAGGTCCGATTGGCAGACGTACCGTTGGCATGACCCGGGTTACGTCGCAGGGACGGGTTGTCCCCTGGACGGCCAAAGAACTGAACAAGTATATCCTGGAAGCCAAAGCAACAACCGGGAAATAATTATTCCTAAACCCTTAACGAATCCAATGGACGGTAACCAACATCAAACGCAGGCAGACGCAGCGCCGATGCAGATGGACAGACGAGGCTTTTTACAGAAAACAGCCATCGGTGCCATAGCCTTATCGTTCCCCTCGCTTCCTAACTTCCTGAAGGAAACGCCGATGGGCGTGGTGGTTCACTCCTACGGGAGCCGCTGGAATTCAAAGGCCGACAGCAAACAATATCCCGGCTTTGCCAATGCCATCGACCTGATCAACCATTGCCAGCAGATTGGTGCGGGGGGCGTGCAGGCCGTCGTCGGCGGCTGGACAACCGACTTCGCCAAAAAAGTCCGGGATGCGCGGGAAAAAGCGGGGCTGTATCTGGAAGGCTCCATCGGTATACCCAAAAACGCCGGTGATGTAGCCCGTTTTGAGCAGGAAGTACGTAACGCGAAGGAAGCCGGTGCGCAGGTGCTCAGGACGGTCTGCTCGGCCGGGCGTCGCTACGAAACCTACCACTCGGCTGAAGCCTTTCAGGAACTGAAGAAAAACGCGATGACCTCGCTGCAACTGGCCGAACCCGTTCTGCGTAAGCATAAAGTCAAGCTGGCGGTAGAGAACCACAAAGACTGGCGGGCCACCGAACTGGCCGCTATGCTGAAACAAATTAACAGCGAATGGATCGGTGCCACGCTGGACTTTGGCAACAGCATTTCGCTGCTGGAAGACCCAATGGAAGTTGTTCAGACGCTGGTGCCGTACGTCTTTTCGACTCACGCCAAAGACATGGCCGTTGAAGAGTATCCCGACGGCTTCCTACTGTCCGAAGTCCCGCTGGGTCAGGGCATTCTGGACCTGCCAAAGATTATTGCTCTCTGCAAGCAGCATAACCCGGCCGTTACGTTTAACCTGGAAATGATTACCCGCGATCCGCTGGAAATCCCCTGCCTGAAGACAGATTACTGGGCCACGTTTCAGGACGTCTCCGGTAAGGAACTGGCCCGCACGCTGCGCATGGTCAGGCAGCACAAACCCGCTACACCCCTTCCGCGCGTATCGCAGTTAAACGCCGAAGAACGGCTGGCGGCCGAAGAGCAGAACATTCTTTCCTGCCTTGCCTACAGCAAGGACAAATTAACCCTTAAATAACAAGCGTCAGTCGAAAACCCCTCATGAGTCAGGAAACACTTCCCGGAATTAAACAATTCGACCTTAGCGGCAAATCAGCCATTATTACAGGCGGGTCAAAAGGTCTTGGTTTAGCGATGGCGGCCGGGCTGGCTTCGGCCGGTGCGAACGTAATGCTGGTTAATCGAAATGCCGAAGAAGGCGCTCAGGCCGCCCAGGAGCTGAGTCAGGAATACAACGTAAAGGCTCTTTCCTTCGCGGCTGACATTACCGATCAGGCACAGACCGAAGCCATGGCGAAAGCA is from Spirosoma taeanense and encodes:
- a CDS encoding DUF7133 domain-containing protein, producing the protein MFKPVYSICLLVCLLGAAISGLLSFKASPGLTLGEGSSPARTPAEELATFQIEPGLKVQLVAAEPMVQDPVVMTFDENGRLWVVEMRGFMPTVNGEGEDKPVGRVSVLEDKNGDGQMDVSTVYLDSLVMPRAIALIPGGALVVENGALWETKDKNGDLKADSKTLIDKDYAGSGLPEHSGNGLWRSMDNWYYNAKSRFRYRLVDGGWQRDSTEFRGQWGISHDDEGRLYYNYNWSQLHADLVPPNYLSRNKNHKPTTGIDHGLTVDRRVYPIRPNPAVNRGYIPGTLDKEGHLQEFTAACSPLFYRGRALPAAYYGNAFVCEPAGNLVKRNVVADQGLMLTAADPHPGKEFFASTDERFRPVHLATGPDGALYVADMYRGLIQHAAYVTPYLKDQTIKRDLVMPINRGRIWRIVPENWKPTKVRKLSNASSADLVGYLSNADGWYRDMAQKLLVERNDKSVAKALTNLAVKGDNPLGRFQALWTLDGLKLSNPDMLLPLVSDANPLVRTTALRLLEPIVRTDKASRAKLEQSLLNDWEKAPIEQVLQIALTAQALDQTASHQLLAGIAERHGDSPLIRDAVMSSLQDQEFAFLQNLLKSPRWQAQVPAKEIFLEMLTTSIVRKRDPAELTALLTLLDNKKEALGWQEKTILTGMAIQGQTGKLKPIKLSAAPGILTQANPNIIPARQQALASLFEWPGHTVDQQASTQQKVLLNEEEQKLFAIGRQQYLSTCSGCHGTDGAGLNRFAPPLIGSDWVLGDEKRLALIVLHGMEGPVDVAGKTYNAPDILPVMPAHSTMDDGAITAILMYIRNEWGNNAGPIGRRTVGMTRVTSQGRVVPWTAKELNKYILEAKATTGK
- a CDS encoding sugar phosphate isomerase/epimerase family protein; the encoded protein is MDRRGFLQKTAIGAIALSFPSLPNFLKETPMGVVVHSYGSRWNSKADSKQYPGFANAIDLINHCQQIGAGGVQAVVGGWTTDFAKKVRDAREKAGLYLEGSIGIPKNAGDVARFEQEVRNAKEAGAQVLRTVCSAGRRYETYHSAEAFQELKKNAMTSLQLAEPVLRKHKVKLAVENHKDWRATELAAMLKQINSEWIGATLDFGNSISLLEDPMEVVQTLVPYVFSTHAKDMAVEEYPDGFLLSEVPLGQGILDLPKIIALCKQHNPAVTFNLEMITRDPLEIPCLKTDYWATFQDVSGKELARTLRMVRQHKPATPLPRVSQLNAEERLAAEEQNILSCLAYSKDKLTLK